The genomic stretch CTCAGAGAGCCTGACTTGAAGGTACAGGCTATATCCTGTTACCAGTGGCTTTTTTCCATGTTTGTCTGAAAATAAGTCAACGTCTTTATCCTGGAAAATCTAGCTATGCTGCATGCCTGTTTCTGCTTCTCCTCCGGTGTGGCAAACTGTTACTAGTTATCCTTCCATGTCTCATGGTGTTCACAATATAACAATTGAGTTGGGCAAGaagattttccatttttgctGATACAAGCCGCATCATGAGTGATTTCACCTCTGTTGGGGGCTGGAAGAAACGTACATAAGGGGACTTTATCTAGTTTTGGTGTAACTCGAATGAACTTCATTGATCTACATTTTTTATTTGCGACTTCAGAGAAATTGCTCCACTGTGGCCCATTCTATATATTAGTTTCAATTTACATGTTCACCTTGTGTGATATCTCTCCGTCCTCCTGTTTGGTGCTGTAAGAAACCTACATTCATTTAAAAGCTCATCGAAGTAAATGCTTGAGAACATTGCTTAGTTATTTTACCTTTTACAGGTGTTAGATGCATCATGGTATATGCCAGATGAGCAACGGAATCCAATTCAGGAGTACCAGGTGATAAATTGAATATGCTGTGCTTCAATTTGCACTATGCTGATTCATGGATGGTTGCTATATGTGATTAATTGATGTCTTTCATTGAACTTGATTTGAATGATCTCCTGTATTCAGGTTGCTCACATTCCTGGTGCTCTTTTCTTTGACGTGGATGGAATAGCAGATCGAACTACAAATGTGAGATTGTTTTCTTAAGCTTTTGAAGTATTCTGATCACTTCTATATGCATTTTTGCATCACCTTCTCCAGCACTATGGATTCATAGACATTTGCGGTATTCTGTGAGATAAATACCCTACTCATTCGTTCATCCTGTCGTTCAGCCTAGTTGGCACTTATGTGTATATAGTGAAAGCTACTGCAGGTGGAGCAATATATTTACAACGCTTTTTAATCATTTTGCTCAGTTTCATTTGTGACTTCTTCTTACGTAAGACTATCATTTTTCAGTCCATGTAAAAAGAATACTTAAGATGTATAGGACAAGAAGTGCATATCTTGAGATATAAGAAAAAATATCTAAACATTTCTGTAAAGATATTATTTTTACTGTGTGAAATATACTGTATAATAATcgctatttatatttttatccaCATATTATACAAAGCATGGGTGTGTGCCTAGTTCTACAATGATGCAACTATCTTGCCAGGTTTATCTGGAGATGTGTGCGTCTACATAACAGGACTGTAGTTGCTTAGATTTGCATGGGTTAATTTGTAATTTGAGCTAGGGCTTCTAGTTTGCTATTCCTTAAAAAGCTCTTAGCTGAGTTTGAATGACAGTGCATGCAAGTTTTTTCTGTCGATTCATGTTTATTTTGTTAAGCTCTCTTTCAGTCTAGATGGCATAGACAGatgaatgaattttcatttaCTTCTTTCCATTACTTTCTGAAGCATTCATCAATTGTCAAACTAAGAAGTTTGTAATATAGGGCCAAAAGTGGACCTTTAATAGCCTTTGTCGTGTACTTTTATGCACGTCTTAGCATAACAAAAAGTAGCTTCAATATCTTTTCCtgtgttttattttcttaatccTTGTCAAGCATGTTGATGCTATTGAGTAATGAATGCAGTCCATTACATTTTAACATTTAATGTTCTCTATTTATTGCCGATTATTCATTATCTGTCTGTCTACTAACTGGCAATATGTGGATGACAAATTGTTAGCTACCGCACATGCTACCGTCTGAGCAAGCTTTTGCTGCTGCTGTCTCTTCTCTTGGAATTCAAAACAAGGAAGGGGTGGTTGTCTACGATGGAAAAGGGATTTTTAGTGCAGCTCGTGTCTGGTGGTGGGTCACAGGTCAATGATTGGTTTATAATCGTGTTTTCATTCAGATATTTATCTATTTCATCAATGTACTTTGTAAAGGATGTTCCGAGTGTTTGGGCATGAAAGAGTCTGGGTGTTGGATGGAGGTCTACCAAGATGGCGAGCATCGGGTTATGATGTCGAATCAAGTGCTTCAGGTGATGCTATTTTAAAAGCAAGTGCTGCCAGCGAGGCAATAGAGAAAGTGTATCAGGGACAGGCAGTAAGTGGACTGATTTCAgatttgcatattttttttgctaTGATGTTGAGTCTCGGATTCTTCTATGCGAAGCACAAAGTATCGTTTTTGTTTTGACAATGAACATCACCTTGGGGAGAAAAAGATGAACTTAGGATCTATTTGCTATTTTTAGGGGGCAAAGAGTCTTGACATGCTTGATTGGAGCATGTGTTTGTGATGTTTGCTTATAAGAGTTGGCTCATTTTCTTTATTAGTGAATGGTTAGTTAGAATTCAATAGTTATCCATTTTGCGCTTACTCTGAAAGTTGGATTATTTTCTTTGACTTCTCTTGCACAAACAAATGGTGAAATCCGATCTACCCATTTTCAAGTTGTCTTTCGAGTGTTCAAATGTACATCTTGCTTCCTTTGCTCTGTACTTAGTTCTAGCATTCTAACCCGTGcggttgaaaaatatttatagaCAAATTCCTATCTTACCAAAACTTCCATGTCGATACCACAAATTTGAATATGACCCAGTTTCATCTATGCTTAAAAAAGATACCTGTCTCCCATGGCACCTTTATGACGGCTTTTGTTCTACGCAGGGCTTGTGGAGatattcttttgcttttttatttttgtatatcAAGAATCATCTTCTCCATAATACTAATAAGTCACTTGAGAGGAATTGTATGCTAGTTTACTGATGTCATGTTCCTTGAATACTGATGCTTTGACATCTTTTCCAGTCTATACTTTTCTTGGAGAATATTGAACTCATCTTTTTGTggtctttttatattcatgcCCTGAAGTTATTCATgttatctttttcttcattgCTTTCTGAATTGTAGGTTGGCCCAATCACATTTGAGACTAAATTTCAGCCACATCTTGTCTGGACACTTGATCaggttgaatttgaaattttttttaatgtcttaAAATTATGAAGATGTTAGGTTACGCTGTTATCTTTTTGCTATATTCTGGTTGAATGAAATATACTAATGAGTCATAGTCCTCCTAGGCTTCAAATTTCCCCGTGTATTTACATATTTTCTTTCCTATTCTCAATTGTAGGTCAAAGGAAACATTGAGGAGAAGAGTCACCAACACATTGATGCCAGGTCAAAGGCCAGGTATAATTCATTCATACCTGGGAATTTCTCTCTAACTAATGCTTGTCGCACTTTTGCTTGTGTTCTTTGATTTGAGTGTCAGATTGCTGTGCCTTGGCTCTGACATTAGCAGTTGGCTAGACAAAATAttcttttgtaaacttgttctCGCATTCTGATTATGCTATAATATAATGAAAGGTATATGCCAAGCTTAAATGGATTGTTAGCTCTAGATGTTGATTTTTTCCCCATTTCTCTAACAGCAAAGATCATTTTGTTATGATATAGAACTTGAGTATCTTGCCACTCCTGCGCTCAATAAAGGTATTCTGCGCTCAGAAAAGGTATTCATTTGGGTTGTTCGAATTGAACTGTGGATTAAGTGCCTGTGGAATCATGTTATTAATAAGGTTAAAGCACAACAGAAGACTCCTAGTTACATTCTCTTGTAATTTCATGGCTATTTCTTAAATAAGAAGAAGACTGCAACTTAGATCATCTTGCTTAATCACAAGCATGCAATAACGTGAATACAGTTTCCAAGTTTTGTAGATAGAGTAGTTGTAGCCATCACACGATAGAAGCAGACAAGTGAGAACTAAAGCCGCCGCCGCCAAAAGCATTATTACAGCCTGCTGAAATTTTCTAGAGATATATTGTTATCCAATTTCGCCTTCTTGCACTAAGTTTAGTTTTGCCCTTACGAATTTCCTAAAGCTAAAATATTCTTGTAGATTTGATGGTTCTGTGCCTGAGCCTCGAAAGGGAATTCGGAGCGGCCATGTACCTGGAAGCAAATGTGTTCCTTTTGCACAGGTAGTGATCTACTTTTAAGGGTTACTTTTTTCGTTAATGACCCTGAAGATTTATAAGAGTTCCTTAAAATGTAGGTTTACATCAACATTTTACTTGCACTTTGCAGTCTATAATTGGTTTTTGCTTGAGCTTTGAGCATGACTTTTGAGTTTGTAGTTCTAGTGCAAGCAATGTTCTCCTATGTCATATCCTTGTACGATGCGGTGCAtgtttgttgttcttttttttttttttatgtattttctcGGTGGTTGTGGGGatcaaatttggaataaattatccaccacgggcatggcgtgtttggtgagaatcaaaccctttggTGCCGGCGTAAGCCATAGTCAGGGGTTTGAAACTCTCctaacgcgtttctcggacttaagtggggggcccttgctgatgggctgcggggccagcctccctccaggtatagtcgctGTCGGAAAGGGCGAAGCCCGATTACGATTGGCGGATCCTGgatcatccaaaaaaaaaaaaatgttggaataAATTTGGAATGTAAGCAGAAGACAACTTTAATATGATGGATTACTTTCCTATGCCAAGTCATGATGCTTGACCTCTTCGTGCCCCTTCACAGATGTTGGATTCTTCGCAGACATTGTTGCCGCCTGATGAGCTTAAAAAGCGATTTGATGAAGAAGGTATACCTTTCTCTTTGCCTATGTCCTTGAACATTTTTGTTTCCTAGCCTCATTCAATTCACTTCTATCAGAGGTACATTTAAAGGTTAGCACCTAAAATCATTTTTGTTGATAGTTGCTTTCCTCCAACTTCATCTTCTTAATTCTCTAGTTATGGCTCCTAAAATCCAAGAAGTTTGCTGAGATAACCTTTATCTACCTGTTCTTATTCTCGATTTGGAGACAATTTCACATGATTCAATGTGATCTCAATAGTCACTATGGAGAAGTGACAATGCTAGAagatttgaacatttttcaaaCTGAAAATGTCTGATCACAGTTGGAAATTGAGATTTGCATCGATCTGTCTCACGTAAGTCTCTACAGGCATCTCTTTGGAAAGTCCCATTGTAACTTCCTGCGGTACTGGGGTTACAGCTTGCATTCTTGCATTGGTAAGTTCTCTCTTCCTAAATGTTAGTCTTAGGCTTTTATTTGGAGACTCAAATCCTCCAATCAAAACAGTTGTAGTCTTTTTGACAGATGTAAGGACCGTGATAAGTGAATACATGAGGAAAGTGCTGGTCATATCTGTGTTTTTTCCTTAGGGACTCCATCGTCTTGGGAAGCATGATGTTGCCGTTTATGATGGATCATGGACCGAATGGGGCGCGGAATCTGACACTCCTGTCAACAAATCATAAGATAAAAGAGCACTTCCAAACGATACTTGCCACCGAATTTCTCAGTATGAGGTTTACATTACGGCTGCTTGAATGTGACAAGAGAGATTGAACAAGACAAATGTGGTTTTATTTTGCCTTTGTCAATTGCAAATTGTTTTGAACATGGCAATTGTGTCCGTTGATAAAGGAAATTAGTGCAGAGTATGAGTGGGATTTCTTGGaaggacaaaaatcaaaatcgtcGAGGAAATCCGACAGGTAAGCACATATTGGTAAAAAGATATCTTGTTAGCCGTTTGTGTATGGATGCCGTTTCTGGATAGGCATATCTGAACGGTTGTTAAAGGGAAAGAACACGATTCTTAGATGACTGAACATTATCCGTGCTTCTATGTTTGCTTCAGATTCTGAAACATAGCTTTGCAACTGGCTTCTCTTTTCATCCTTGTTTAGGCGTCATTACGGTAATGAATAGAAAATGTCAGGAATCAATTACTTGCGCTAAAAGTCACATTTGGTGTTGTGATACCTTCTCATTCTTTTGGACCATGCCATGTCACGTTGCGAATTTCTCCCAAGTTTCAGAGATCAATTATGCTATTTGTCCCATTTAGCTGAGGCAGGACATGCGAAGAACACTTCCATAGACAAATTACCAAGAAAGGCGCAGAGACAGGGACCTTAAAACAAACTAAAGACATACGCcaaggaagaaacaaaagacaaaaaagagaacTCAGAGAACCACACAGTTATAGAAAAGTGCAAACAGAACAATCCTCTCTCGAGGCAGGATTGAATCTCAAAAATTTGCAAGCAAACCAATGCTACATGATTATCTTTTAAACGTGAAAATGAGAACCGGAGCCAATGGTCGATTCAACATCTGTAGCTTACAGCAGACCCAATCCTCCGTTGACAGCCCAGAAGCAAATGCTTGTACAGTTTCGAACTCTTCCCTGCACTTTACCAAAATCAACAATGAACATGATATAATGTCATGATAATGTAAATCGCTGTGTATGGTAAATTGTGAAGGATGGAACTCTCAATCAGGGATGACCATCCAACACCAAGCCCCAAGTGAATAGAATGGATCGTGAATTTATTAGCCAATCAGGACAATTGCAGATTCTCACATTTTAGTGTCTTTAGGTCGGTGTTAATTTTGGTTTATTTGcactcttgaaagaccagatccGACATCTGACCCACGGATAAGCTTTCTTCTTTCTGGATATAAGGCTGTTCCCTTAACTTTACCATCCTGTATTCATTCTATCTGCTGACTCAGGTAAGATCTTCTCTACTTTCTCTGGTAGATTGTTTTCAACTAGAACACGGCAATAGAGAAAGCCGGTTCCGATGTAAGCGCATGCAATAAAACATGGTGCAATACCGATGCACCATCGCAGCAAAAATCTCCCTGAAATCATTCAGTTACTACAAATATTTCTTCCCACTATTTTCACGCTTCACGGcctttggccaaaaaaagtaTAGGCTTTGGCCAGAAAAAGGGGAAGCTTTCGACCTTTTGGATTGTATGGACAACACCAATTCGGTCAATGCCTAAATTGCTGGATGGATTTTATAAGCTtcctagataaaaaaaaagtaggtaTAGAAACTACGATCTATTATGTATGAACCCAGTCAGCAGATATTTCCTTAAACTACACCCACATTGCAAGGGCCAACGGGCAGCTAATTGTCTCCCCAACAGGGTATATAGGGTCAACAGTTATTGACACAATCCGTTTGCACGACGCACGACACGTGATTCAAGAGCTTTGGTTTAGCAGGGTACGTCATAAAAGGGTTCACACAACAAAAATCGCTTCTCATGCGGGTCAACCCATTCAAACCATTTAAACATGGATTGACACGTTTAAGTTCACATATCTTATTTAACACGATACAAGACATGTTTAAGCACATTTGATACccgagaaaattttgaataaggACTCGAAGTAGGACTCGAAGTAGGATTGTTTCCTCAAAAAAGGATTCAAAGTAAATGTCATCTCAAATAGGGACCCGAAGTGGCTATTtgagtctcaaataaggacccgaatTCCCAATCTTATTCATAGgcaggggcattttcgtccaaggctattttttcgttatttttctttttcattcttcattttcacttcccttttgttttgttttccttttttcttctttttctttcttcatcttcctcatgcCTCTATCTTTGCTCTACATAACCTTCATCTTCAACACCATAATCAGTTTCTCCACCAGCAGTGCTTCCCGTCGTCATGTAGGCTCTTGTCGATCTCGGTGAAGAGAAGACAAATTGAAGTTATTTGTTGTAGGTTGCCTTCTCCAACGATCAAATCCTGAGTTCCTCAGGATGCCTTAGATCATGGCTCGCTCGTACTTGATCTAGGGCTCGAATCGACCTCCatctgatgaagaagatgttgggACTTCTGTCGAGAGCTCAAATAAGTCTTGCCAATGGTAGCAATGTGGCAATTGGAGAGGAAGGGGTAGACTGCGAGTGGCTGTCTCCAAACGAGGGATTACTACAAGAAGCCACTGGCATTGCAAAGGAGAAGCAGGAGCTTCAACAGATCGA from Rhodamnia argentea isolate NSW1041297 chromosome 2, ASM2092103v1, whole genome shotgun sequence encodes the following:
- the LOC115736561 gene encoding thiosulfate/3-mercaptopyruvate sulfurtransferase 1, mitochondrial-like isoform X2, which encodes MASAVFQTRADYSTQSVSASGPVVSVDWLHANLREPDLKVLDASWYMPDEQRNPIQEYQVAHIPGALFFDVDGIADRTTNLPHMLPSEQAFAAAVSSLGIQNKEGVVVYDGKGIFSAARVWWMFRVFGHERVWVLDGGLPRWRASGYDVESSASGDAILKASAASEAIEKVYQGQAVGPITFETKFQPHLVWTLDQVKGNIEEKSHQHIDARSKARFDGSVPEPRKGIRSGHVPGSKCVPFAQMLDSSQTLLPPDELKKRFDEEGISLESPIVTSCGTGVTACILALGLHRLGKHDVAVYDGSWTEWGAESDTPVNKS
- the LOC115736561 gene encoding thiosulfate/3-mercaptopyruvate sulfurtransferase 1, mitochondrial-like isoform X1, with amino-acid sequence MASSLIARTFLAHRFTCFSLPPANKAPIFTSLFTKRTYCTSRGSRFAARRSCPTFHPMASAVFQTRADYSTQSVSASGPVVSVDWLHANLREPDLKVLDASWYMPDEQRNPIQEYQVAHIPGALFFDVDGIADRTTNLPHMLPSEQAFAAAVSSLGIQNKEGVVVYDGKGIFSAARVWWMFRVFGHERVWVLDGGLPRWRASGYDVESSASGDAILKASAASEAIEKVYQGQAVGPITFETKFQPHLVWTLDQVKGNIEEKSHQHIDARSKARFDGSVPEPRKGIRSGHVPGSKCVPFAQMLDSSQTLLPPDELKKRFDEEGISLESPIVTSCGTGVTACILALGLHRLGKHDVAVYDGSWTEWGAESDTPVNKS